TTGACGAAAAGTGATGTTGAACAGACGACATTATTTACAAATAAAATACAAAAGCCACAGCAACTAATGTATACATTTGTCGGTTCAATTAAGTCGGCAATGAACTGGGTAGTCGACAACTTCTAATGACTGGCATGTAAAAAAGGCGGAGATTTCAATGTCCACTAATAAAAAAGTATTATTCATTGTGATTTCCTGCTTCTTTTTTAGTGGATGTCAGGAAAAGAAACAGCAAACTATGAATGTGTCAGGTCTAGATCAATTAGAGTTTTCAGCGTGGGTGACGGAATGGCAATGGCAAAGTGGAGTGGAAGACCTCCGACAAGTTCATGGTGTGCATAGGGCGCAGGTTTTTGCAGCGTATTTTGATGAGGAGGATCACGTCTACTTGCGGGATAAAATGGATGACGCTATTGCCGCAATGAAGAAACTATCAAAGGAACGTAATATACCTTTAGATTTAACGATTGTGAATGACCAGTTTCTACCTAATGGAACAGTCGTGCACAAAGACCCTGAGTTAATTGGACGTTTGGTAGAAACACCAGAAAGTCGTGAAAGGCATATTGATAACATCTTAAATTATATCGATGCCTATCAATTCGAAGGGCTAGAAATAGACTATGAAAATATAAATAAAGATGACCTGCCCAACTTGCTTCAATTTTATAAAGAATTATATGACGTTCTTCAGGCACAAGGAAAACCGTTGCGTATTATAGTGGAACCCAATTTACACGTGGAACAATACCATTTCCCGACAGGACCAGTCTACGTCATGATGGCATATAACTTATATGGGAGCCACTCGGAGCCAGGTCCGAAAGCGAATGATGAATTCATTCGAACAGTAGTGAAAAAAATGAATACTTTACCCGGGCAACCAATTATTGCTCTATCGGCTGGCGGTTTTAGTTGGCAACACGGGAGCGATGAAACGAAACCCCTCACAGAAACAGAGGCAGAGGAACTTGCTAAAAAAAGTAAAGTTATACCTATACGAGATCCATCCAGTGGCAGTATGTATTTTGATTACAAGGATAAATACGGCAAAGCATTCACTGTTTGGTACGGAGATCAGCAGACCTTGTATCAGTGGATAAAAATTGCAGCAGAAGAGGGTCAAACGAGGGTTTCTTTATGGCGAATGGGTGGAATGGAAACATCTACATTGGAATTCCTAAATAAAGCAGTCAATTATAAAGCTTCAGTGAGAGGAGAAAACGGGATGTTGGCCAATCATATAAAAAAACTCAGGAAAGAAATGAACCTGACGCAGGCTGAATTGGCTGAGCGGGTAGGCATCGGACGTACAGCTTTATCCAAAATAGAAAACGGAGCTTACTATCCAAGCGCTAAAACAATGAAGAAAATCTCGGATGTACTCAATAAGCCAATCGGAGAAATATTTTTTAATACAGATGTATCATGAAGTTCCGCAGGTTGATAGGTAGATCAGGATCTGGTGTGAGACCTATAGCAATCGAGGGGAGAGAAAACTTGTGAATGTACATGGAGCTAATGGGAAAGTTAAAATGCCTATAGCAAACAAGGAGATAATCAGTAGAAAAGACATAGAAATTCCTATTCACGCAGGATTGGTTCGACTTACTATCGTCCGCGCACCCGTAGGCTATGGAAAGACTATGTTGCTGAGTAAAAAGTTCTCCGAAATAACTGACTCGACGGCATGGCTCACATTAGACGAAATGGACAATGATCCCGTTAGATTTTGGAATCACGTGATCATGTCCATCGAGAAAAGTGGGAATACAATCCGTGCGGATAGGCTATTGCGTTTCATCAAAACAAGCCCGCCCTATTCTATGATTATTGATATGCTATTGAATGAACTCAGTAGCCAAACAACAAAAATCACACTTGTTTTAGACGATTATCATATGGTCACGAATCCAGTCATCCATAAAATGATGAACCAATTCATCGATTATTTACCACATTATGTGAAAATTTTCATAACAAGCAAAGACGAAGTACCCCTGACCATCTCCAAATGGCGGCCAAAGGGCTGGATATATGAAATTGGTATTCAACAACTTCAATTTCAATTAGACGAAGTCCGAGAGTTTTACCAGAAACGTTCTCCGCAATCGAGCCATTCAAAACTTTTCTATCAGCAAGTATTACGTATTACAGAAGGTTGGCCTTTAGGTATTCAATTGTTAAATATGACGGGTTCAGAAGAAGTTCTCCAATGGGAAGCAAAAGATTTCTCTATCTCGTCACCGGTAGTAACAAATTACTTACTGTATGAAGTATTTTCTAGACTCAGTCCCTCTATGCAAGAGTTTCTCATGCGTACTTCAGTGTTGAAAGATGTAACTCCCGAAAGTTGTAATCAGGTATTGAACCGAAATGATAGTGGAGAGGTATTGAGAGATATGGAGGAGGAGGGGGTATTCACCAATCAGTTAAGAGACAATCAGTTGACATACAGATACCATGATCTTTTTTTGATGGTTCTACGGAACGAAATGCATCATCGCTTTTCGCAAGACAGTGTAACAAAAATTTATGCTAAAGCTGCGCATGTTCAATATAAACAAGGAGATTATGCAACGGCGATCGAGCTAGCGATTAAAGGGAAATTATTAGATGTAGCCAATCATTGGATTGAAGAGAACCTAGTAAATATCTTCGTATCCAAACAGAATGAGATGTTCATGAGATGGATCATGATGCTACGTAAACATTCTTTTGAACTCCATGCAGAAACGCTGGCAATATACGCGTTTAATCTAGCTATTCGGTTTGAAATGGATAAGGCAGAATCGGTTATTCGAGAACTAGATCGTCGGAATGAAAAAACAAATTGGAAAGATGAAGACTCTTTAAAAGACGCGTCGCTAATTTTAGACATTGTAAAAGCCTTTACGTTGTTTAGGGATCAAGGATGTACAAAGAAAAAAGTCACACATTTACAGAAAGTAATTCACGTTCATCCGTTTCCTGCTAATTCCCGATGGAAAAACGTGTCGATCATCTATAACCACTTTGAACCACAATTACTGAGAACGAGCTTGGGCAACAAAGGTAATCTAATTTCTATCAAACAATTATCTACATTGAACGACATTTTGCAAAATGATACATTTCTCGCTCATAACCTATCAAGATACAGTCATGGTCTACAAGCTGAAGTATTGTACGAAATGAATTTGCTGCATGAATCTGAGCAATATAGTAAAAAAGCCTTGGAATATACTTACCATTATAATGATGTAGGCTTGTCTATACCGATGTACGTTTTGCAAGCTAAAATTTTTCTGGCTAATGAACAGTTTACCGAAGCTCAAGCTATACTGAATCACGCCATGGAATCAGCAGCCCATCCTAATTGGCAATGTATTTTGGTTACAATGAAAGCCTTAAGCTATATTCGGGAAGGTGACCTAGAACGAGCAGAGTGTGAATTGAACAAATCATCCAATTTAACACATCAGCAAACAGAATCGGGTTTGGAATTCTGGATGCTTGTACAAGCAAGACTGCATATAGCCAAAGGTAATACACGAAAAGCACTTAATTATATTGAGCAAGTGTCGCAAGAAGCTCAAGAAAAATCTCAGATGACAATTATTATGGAGACAAAGGTATTGCGATCAATTTGTATGTGGAAAAACAACAAAAAGAAGTTGGCGATCGATATACTTCATGAAGCATTGGAGCTAGCAGTCAAATCAGGCTATAAACGTATGTTTTTAGAAGAAAAATCTTTGAACCCGGTAGTAATGAGTTATATAAAAAGCCGAATGAACTTTGAACAGCCACAATGGAAAACAGTGCCACTTGTCTTTGCTCAATCGTTGCAGAAGGACCATACCGATCACCCTGTAGCTACTCATCACAATAGCAAACCGAATTTGACTCCTCGCGAAGAAGAGTTGATTAAGGCGCTTGCAACCGGCGCTTCTAATAAAGAAATTGCGGAACAGCTCTTTCTTTCTGTGGGAACCGTAAGAGTATATCTATCAAAAATCTACAAGAAACTCCATGTCAGTTCACGGACCCAGGCGGTTTTGCAGGCCAAAGACTGGCGGTAGCACGACAATAAACTACTATCAATGTGAGGGTGGTTATCATGGTCATACTATTAGCATCAAAAATACAAATACCAGCACAGCACAAAGAGTGGATTAGTAGAGAGAATATGATCGCTATTCAACATGAGGCAGTTCAGTCAAAAGTTCTGTTTATCAATGCTCCAACGGGTTATGGAAAAACGACATTTTTGACTCAGTGGTCAGATAATTTAAATGAAAACGTCGCATGGTTGACAGTCGATCAAGCGGATAATGAGCCTCTCCAATTTTTTCGTTATATCATCTATACCGTTTATTCAGCTTGCAATTTGCTGCCAAATGAGGAATTACAGCAACAATTGGCCAATGCAGATCGCGATAAACTGAATGCGATGTGGAATTTCTACAAACAACTGGGTAGCGTAATGACGAAACAAGTTCGATTAATTATTGATGACTTTCATCATATCAACTCTCCTGAACTATTGGAAATGATCCAGTATTTTGTAATGGAACTACCTGAACCATTGAAAATTTGTTTCGCCAGTCGCCATTTTCCTCCCTTTACACTTGCACTCTGGCAATCCTTATTCACTGTCACCGAAGTCAAGACGAAACATCTACGTTTCACAGTTGAAGATATGAAAAAGTACCTGAAGCATCAACCTCAACAGCAACAATTAGTGTGGCAAGAATTCATTCAGGCAGAAGGTTGGCCCGCAGGACTTCGAAACGCATTGCAGCCTCAAGGTATGTGTAACCAAATACAATCTGACCGACATCGACAGTATGCTATGAATGTTTTGATGAATGATCTATGGGATAGTTTCTCAAACTCGGCACAACATTTTCTGTTAGCAACATCCATTTTGAATACAATGGATCATAATCTATGCGACGCACTACTAGGGAATAAAGAAAGCTTGGTTCATTTACAAAGTCTAGAGGAAAAAGGCTTTTTCATAGAGAGAGATACTGAAAAAGATGCACATTATCGTTATCATCCTCTTTTCGCTGTCGCGTTGCAACAAAACTTGCACCAAACCTATTCAAAGAGCTTTATAGTAGAATTGCATAAAAAAGCAGCGGGTGTATATTTTCAGCAAGGTGATATAGTGCAAGCAATCACGCATGCCATAATAGGCAAGGCGTATCCACTTGCGAGTACTTGGATGATGAATTACGGTGAAGATATTATAAAGAATAGAGAGACCTTAACCTTCATATCTTGGTGCCGTGAATTTGAAATAGCTAATATTCCATTGGCTTTAGATCTTCAACTATTGTATGCCTTTTCTCTTCTTGCTGAGCACCAAGTGGATGCAGCGGATCTCGTCACAAGCCGAATGACGACCCAAGAAAATCAAAAAGATTGGAACGCTTTTACTGTAAGAAGCCAATCCGCTGCATACGATTATTTTTTGATCAAGTCCTACATCACTATCATACGAATGGGGGGTATGACAGAGGTGGGGCAGTGGCTGCAAAAAGGTTTTGATCTTCATATAAAAAAGCGTTCCAAATTATACGTAATGCCCCTCCAGTTTAATAAAACAGAGCCTACGTTATCGCGCACACCATTAGGTTCTCCTAAAAAATTAGCAATCCATGAATACCAACAAGTACGACTGGAATGGCAATCTTGTCGAGGAAATGAGCTTTCTATTATCGGCTATGATCACGGAATTCAAGCGGAAAGGTTGTACGTGAAAGGCTTACTAAAAGAAGCCAGAGAACATCAAGTAGAAGCACTTCTTTCAGCTCATCATTACCAAGATCCAGGCTTGCTAATACCTATGTATATGCTGAGTTGTAAACTGTATATCGCGAATGGTGAGATGGAAAATGCACATCGAACGTTGCAAAGGGCTTTGTTATATACAGAAGAAAGCCACTGGAGAGGATTTCTATATGCTTTCGAAGCATTCATTTACTTGACGCAGGATAATCTAGAAGAGGCAGAAATAGCTTTCTCAAAAATGCAGAATGGATATAAAGAAGGTACCTCACAACATCCATTTGTCGTACTCGTAGAAGCGAGATTACTTCTGAAGAAAGGTCAATGGGAGGATGCATTGAAGAAAGTGCTACATGTGAAATTTGAAGCAATACAGGAAGGACAAATTGAGACATTGATCGAAGCAAACATCTTAGAAAGCCTATGCTATGCCTATCAAGAATCCTGGCTGGAAATGGCTCAAACTTTACATGATGCCATGACCCATAGTAAAGAGTACGGTTATATACAGTTGTTCACTAGGGAAGAGGGTATGGAATCGATGTTGAAAGAATATAAAAAAATACGAAAGCAATCCCATGAGTGGAATTGGACACAAGTTCCCTACTTCTACGTAGAAAGCTTAGTGCTGGCAACAAAAAAGCGGGATTCGGCACTTGATTCACTGACACCAAGCGAGCAAGAAGTGTTTTCATTACTTGTACTAAGTCAAACCAATCCAAAGATAGCAAGAAATCTAACTTTGACGGAGGAGAGTGTAGGCGTCTACTTGACTTCTATATATGAAAAATTAAGTGTCAAATCAAGAGCACAAGCTATGTTAAAAGCATATAAACCATATGATGTGACCTGAAAAGCGATACTCCTTTAGTCAGGAGTGTCGCTTTTTGCTATACTGAATGAAAGTAAAGGAGTGCGTGCTAGATGAAATATCAAGATCGTCCACTTGTGCAAGCCCTGCAGCGTTTCCTCAACCAGAAGCCTGTTTCATTCCATGTACCGGGACATAAAGGAGGGGCATTATCCGATTTGCCGACAGCTGTGCGTCAGGCACTTGCATATGATTTGACGGAGCTCGCAGGACTTGATGACTTGCATGAAGCGACAGGTGCGATTAAAGAAGCAGAAGACAAGTTGGCATGTCTTTATGGAAGCGAACGGAGTTTCTTTCTAGTGAATGGTTCGACAGTAGGAAACCTGGCTATGTTGTATGCAACAGTTCAGCCGGGAGACTTGGTAATGGTGCAACGTAATGCACATAAATCTATATTCAATGCACTGGAACTGACAGGTGCGAATCCAGTGTTTCTCTCTCCGGATTGGGATGAACAGACGCAAACGGCTGGAACGGTTTCATTGAAGACTGTAAAAGAGGCACTCACGCAGTATCCGGATGTGAAAGCTGCTATTTTCACCACGCCTACTTATTATGGAATAGTAAATAGAGACCTTAGACAAATTATAGAAGTATGTCGTAGCCGCAATATACCAGTCCTCATTGATGAAGCGCATGGTGCTCACTTCATAGTACATGATGCATTTCCTAAGAGCGCACTCGAACTCGGAGCAGATCTGGTCGTTCAGTCCGCGCATAAAACATTACCAGCGATGACGATGGCGTCGTTTTTACATATCCGTTCAAAATTTATAAGAACGGAAAGAGTAGCACATTACCTCCAAATGTTACAATCAAGCAGTCCATCTTACTTAATGATGGCATCTTTGGATGATGCCAGGTATTATGCAGAGACGTATAATGAAAAAGACTATGAAAGTTTTCAAGTATACAGAAATAACTTAATTCAAGGTCTATACAATACGCCTTGCGTTGAAGTAATCGAGACAGATGATCAACTGAAGTTGCTCGTACGCGCAACAGGTCATTCAGGATACGTCTTGCAGGAAGCATTGGAGCAACAGGGCATTTACCCTGAGTTGGCGGATCTGTACCAAGTGTTGCTTGTACTGCCTTTGGTAAAAGCAAGGGATGAAGTATGCATCGATGACGTAGCGAACAAATTTAAAAATGCAATGGACTGTTTAGCGGAGAAAGAGATTACGTCAGTGCGGGTCAACAACTATTTATCAAACAGTGCTCCGTCAACAGTAGTATATACAGCAACCCAGCTTCATACGATGGATAAGGAATGGGTAAGTATGCAGAGTGCAACTGGAAAAGTAGCAGCGGAAGCGATTATTCCGTACCCACCAGGCATTCCTCTATTATGTGCGGGAGAATGTATTAACCAAGACCATAT
This window of the Sporosarcina ureae genome carries:
- a CDS encoding helix-turn-helix domain-containing protein, which encodes MSTNKKVLFIVISCFFFSGCQEKKQQTMNVSGLDQLEFSAWVTEWQWQSGVEDLRQVHGVHRAQVFAAYFDEEDHVYLRDKMDDAIAAMKKLSKERNIPLDLTIVNDQFLPNGTVVHKDPELIGRLVETPESRERHIDNILNYIDAYQFEGLEIDYENINKDDLPNLLQFYKELYDVLQAQGKPLRIIVEPNLHVEQYHFPTGPVYVMMAYNLYGSHSEPGPKANDEFIRTVVKKMNTLPGQPIIALSAGGFSWQHGSDETKPLTETEAEELAKKSKVIPIRDPSSGSMYFDYKDKYGKAFTVWYGDQQTLYQWIKIAAEEGQTRVSLWRMGGMETSTLEFLNKAVNYKASVRGENGMLANHIKKLRKEMNLTQAELAERVGIGRTALSKIENGAYYPSAKTMKKISDVLNKPIGEIFFNTDVS
- a CDS encoding LuxR C-terminal-related transcriptional regulator, whose translation is MNVHGANGKVKMPIANKEIISRKDIEIPIHAGLVRLTIVRAPVGYGKTMLLSKKFSEITDSTAWLTLDEMDNDPVRFWNHVIMSIEKSGNTIRADRLLRFIKTSPPYSMIIDMLLNELSSQTTKITLVLDDYHMVTNPVIHKMMNQFIDYLPHYVKIFITSKDEVPLTISKWRPKGWIYEIGIQQLQFQLDEVREFYQKRSPQSSHSKLFYQQVLRITEGWPLGIQLLNMTGSEEVLQWEAKDFSISSPVVTNYLLYEVFSRLSPSMQEFLMRTSVLKDVTPESCNQVLNRNDSGEVLRDMEEEGVFTNQLRDNQLTYRYHDLFLMVLRNEMHHRFSQDSVTKIYAKAAHVQYKQGDYATAIELAIKGKLLDVANHWIEENLVNIFVSKQNEMFMRWIMMLRKHSFELHAETLAIYAFNLAIRFEMDKAESVIRELDRRNEKTNWKDEDSLKDASLILDIVKAFTLFRDQGCTKKKVTHLQKVIHVHPFPANSRWKNVSIIYNHFEPQLLRTSLGNKGNLISIKQLSTLNDILQNDTFLAHNLSRYSHGLQAEVLYEMNLLHESEQYSKKALEYTYHYNDVGLSIPMYVLQAKIFLANEQFTEAQAILNHAMESAAHPNWQCILVTMKALSYIREGDLERAECELNKSSNLTHQQTESGLEFWMLVQARLHIAKGNTRKALNYIEQVSQEAQEKSQMTIIMETKVLRSICMWKNNKKKLAIDILHEALELAVKSGYKRMFLEEKSLNPVVMSYIKSRMNFEQPQWKTVPLVFAQSLQKDHTDHPVATHHNSKPNLTPREEELIKALATGASNKEIAEQLFLSVGTVRVYLSKIYKKLHVSSRTQAVLQAKDWR
- a CDS encoding LuxR C-terminal-related transcriptional regulator, which codes for MVILLASKIQIPAQHKEWISRENMIAIQHEAVQSKVLFINAPTGYGKTTFLTQWSDNLNENVAWLTVDQADNEPLQFFRYIIYTVYSACNLLPNEELQQQLANADRDKLNAMWNFYKQLGSVMTKQVRLIIDDFHHINSPELLEMIQYFVMELPEPLKICFASRHFPPFTLALWQSLFTVTEVKTKHLRFTVEDMKKYLKHQPQQQQLVWQEFIQAEGWPAGLRNALQPQGMCNQIQSDRHRQYAMNVLMNDLWDSFSNSAQHFLLATSILNTMDHNLCDALLGNKESLVHLQSLEEKGFFIERDTEKDAHYRYHPLFAVALQQNLHQTYSKSFIVELHKKAAGVYFQQGDIVQAITHAIIGKAYPLASTWMMNYGEDIIKNRETLTFISWCREFEIANIPLALDLQLLYAFSLLAEHQVDAADLVTSRMTTQENQKDWNAFTVRSQSAAYDYFLIKSYITIIRMGGMTEVGQWLQKGFDLHIKKRSKLYVMPLQFNKTEPTLSRTPLGSPKKLAIHEYQQVRLEWQSCRGNELSIIGYDHGIQAERLYVKGLLKEAREHQVEALLSAHHYQDPGLLIPMYMLSCKLYIANGEMENAHRTLQRALLYTEESHWRGFLYAFEAFIYLTQDNLEEAEIAFSKMQNGYKEGTSQHPFVVLVEARLLLKKGQWEDALKKVLHVKFEAIQEGQIETLIEANILESLCYAYQESWLEMAQTLHDAMTHSKEYGYIQLFTREEGMESMLKEYKKIRKQSHEWNWTQVPYFYVESLVLATKKRDSALDSLTPSEQEVFSLLVLSQTNPKIARNLTLTEESVGVYLTSIYEKLSVKSRAQAMLKAYKPYDVT
- a CDS encoding aminotransferase class I/II-fold pyridoxal phosphate-dependent enzyme, which encodes MKYQDRPLVQALQRFLNQKPVSFHVPGHKGGALSDLPTAVRQALAYDLTELAGLDDLHEATGAIKEAEDKLACLYGSERSFFLVNGSTVGNLAMLYATVQPGDLVMVQRNAHKSIFNALELTGANPVFLSPDWDEQTQTAGTVSLKTVKEALTQYPDVKAAIFTTPTYYGIVNRDLRQIIEVCRSRNIPVLIDEAHGAHFIVHDAFPKSALELGADLVVQSAHKTLPAMTMASFLHIRSKFIRTERVAHYLQMLQSSSPSYLMMASLDDARYYAETYNEKDYESFQVYRNNLIQGLYNTPCVEVIETDDQLKLLVRATGHSGYVLQEALEQQGIYPELADLYQVLLVLPLVKARDEVCIDDVANKFKNAMDCLAEKEITSVRVNNYLSNSAPSTVVYTATQLHTMDKEWVSMQSATGKVAAEAIIPYPPGIPLLCAGECINQDHIKQIYDLLVAGCRFQGAINRETKQVKVVLNR